The Hydrogenimonas thermophila genome contains the following window.
AGCTTTAGCTCTAAAAACTCTCTAAAACTTAATCCTTTAAATCTATATAACACTGCCCTTCTGCTAAGATCTGCTTTGCTATGTTCTAAACTTATTGCACTGCTTCCGCTAAAGAGAACTTTTAAGTCTAAAAAATCGTAAATCTCTTTTAACTCTATCTCAAAATTTTTGATTTTATGAATCTCGTCAATTGCTAAAATCTCTCCGCCATATCTGCTAAACTCTTCTGCAATATCATAGAGTTTAACTCCTGAAGCCATTATGCTATCTGCACTAAAGTAGAGAGTTTTATCGAAATCAAACTCTTTTAAGTATTGAATCAAAAAAGTGGTCTTACCAATTCCTCTTGCTCCAAGCACTCCTATTAGTCTATTGTCAAAGTCTATCTTTTCATAAAAATATCTTTTATAGGTAGAAGTTATGAGTTTTGAGATTTTATCATACTTAATTCTAAGTTCATCTAACATTTTTAGCCTTAAATGTCTTATCTATAGAACAAAATTGTATATAAATGTCTGTTAAAGCAAGCTTTTATCTCAAGCAAGCATCAATCTGATCAAAAAGTTTTCTGTAATGTTTAGGTTTTACAGATGTACGTAAAATAATTCGTAAAATTGGCTTGCTTACAGTAGGGGGACGGATGGCTCCTACTTCAAACTTTTGAGATTTTAAAATATCTCTTATTCGCATAGTAGTCTCAATGTCTGGTATCTCTACTGGAACTATCATCCCTTCTGGGTATACTCCCATCTTGGCTCTAACTTGATCTTTTAGACGATCTATCTTTCTTTTTAGCTTCTCTTTTTTTCTCATAATATAGTCAAAGTTAGTTGATGCTAAAGCTATGTCAAAAAGTGAAGGTGCTGTAGCGTAGATCAATGATTTGGCGCGATTGTGCAAAAAACTTACTATCTCACGTGAGCCTAAAATATAAGCTCCATAACTTCCATAAGCTTTTCCAAGTGTACCCATCTTGATATGAAGGGAATTAGGCTTGATGTTGTAATGATCAAATACCCCAAGCAGATTTGGTCCTACAGTACCACTACTGTGAGCCTCGTCAACGATCATCAATGCATCAAACTTTTCACTTATCTCAAAAAACTCTCGTCTAACCATATCACCTTCCATAGAGTATATCCCCTCTACAGCAATGATACGGCGACCTTTTAGCTGTGTAGAGTTTAACTTTTTTAAAAGATCATCTGGATCATTATGTTTAAACAGTACTACTTTACCCTGCACCAGTTTTGTAGCCACCATTCCACTTGCAT
Protein-coding sequences here:
- a CDS encoding aminotransferase class I/II-fold pyridoxal phosphate-dependent enzyme, translating into MYEKELTALKKAGRFRQPISSDFESIDMASNDYLGLAHKSKLLKLAFKKLSHYPYHAPKSSLFVGGYHPIHQEFEDALCKANQFEAGVVVGSGFLANLGLIEALVRRSDVLFIDESYHASGMVATKLVQGKVVLFKHNDPDDLLKKLNSTQLKGRRIIAVEGIYSMEGDMVRREFFEISEKFDALMIVDEAHSSGTVGPNLLGVFDHYNIKPNSLHIKMGTLGKAYGSYGAYILGSREIVSFLHNRAKSLIYATAPSLFDIALASTNFDYIMRKKEKLKRKIDRLKDQVRAKMGVYPEGMIVPVEIPDIETTMRIRDILKSQKFEVGAIRPPTVSKPILRIILRTSVKPKHYRKLFDQIDACLR